A stretch of DNA from Micromonospora sp. WMMD1155:
GGTCTCGACGGTGTGTCCGCCATCCTCGCCGACAGTGACCCGGACGGCTGAGGCGGATGCACGATTTCACCACGCTGCTCATCGAAGTCGGCGCGCTTCTGCTCCTCCTCGGGCTCCTCAGCCGGCTCAGCCGGCGCTTCGGCCTCTCACCCATTCCCCTCTACCTCCTCGCCGGGCTCGCGTTCGGGCACGGCGGGCTGCAGCCACTCGATGCCAGCGAGGAGTTCTTCGCGGTCGGCGCCGAGATCGGTGTCATCCTGCTGCTGGTGATGCTGGGCCTGGAGTACTCGGCCAACGAGTTGGTCGGCAACCTCCGGTCGGCGGCACCGGCAGGGCTGATCGACGGTGTTCTCAACGCGCTGCCCGGAGCAGGGTTCGCTCTGCTGCTCGGCTGGGACTGGGTCGCTGCCCTGGTGCTCGGCGGCATCACCTGGGTCTCCTCGTCGGGGGTGATCGCCAAGGTCCTCGCCGACCTGGGACGACTTGGTAACCGGGAAACCCCGGTGGTCCTCTCGGTGCTTGTCATCGAGGACCTGGCGATGGCCCTCTACCTGCCACTCGTCACCGCCGTGCTGCTAGGCAGCGGCCTGGTCGGCGGTGGCATCGCGCTCACCGTCGCGGTGGGTACTGTGCTGATCGTGCTGGTGGTCGCCATCCGGTACGGCCACCTGATCTCGTCCGCGCTGTCGGCGAAGGACCCGGAGGCGCTGCTGCTCGGCGTACTCGGCCTGACGGTGCTGGTCGCGGGCATCGCGGCGAAGCTGCAGGTGTCCGCGGCGGTCGGCGCGTTCCTGGTCGGCATCGCGCTCTCCGGTCCGGTGGCGCACCACGCGACCGAGTTGCTCTCCCCGCTTCGGGACCTGTTCGCCGCCGTGTTCTTCGTCTTCTTCGGCCTGGTCACCGACCCACGGGACATCCCGCCGGTGCTGTTGCCGGCGCTCGCCCTGGCCATCGTCACGATGGCGACGAAGACGCTCACCGGCTACCTGGCCGCTCGCCGCGTCGGCATCGCCGAACCGGGTCGATGGCGGGCCGGTCTGTCACTCGTACCCCGTGGTGAGTTCTCGATCGTCATCGCCGGTCTCGCGGTCGCCGCCGGGAGCGTCGAGCCGAGGCTGGCGGCGCTGGCCGCGACGTACGTCCTAATCACCGTGGTGACCGGGCCGATCCTGGCCCGACTGCCGGACTTCCCGTGGTTCAAGCGGTGGCTGCGTACCCGCGCGGCCGCGCAACGGCAACTGTCGGTGCCGATCCACGACTGACCGCACACGTCAGCGGGTGGGTCCTCCGGTCCACCGGAACGCCGCGGCGGCGTGGGTCGCACCCTCGCGAAGGTAGAAGCGGTGCGCCTCGGTCCGGGCCAGCCCGGACTCCAGGAACACGTAGTCGGCGCCCTTCTCGTGCGCCCACGTCCTGGCCACCGTCAGGAGGGTCGAGCCGACACCCCGGGAGCGCCACCCGGGGTGTACGGCGAGATCCTCGATCGAAGCCCGCCGGCCGAAGCGCACCGAGAGGATGTCCACGTAGACGCTGGCCACGCCGACCAACTGATCCTCGTCCGATCGCGCCCCGAAGAGTGCGACGTCTTCGTCGGTGAGCAATTGCGCGGTCCGCTCGATGGCACGGTCGTTGTCCCAATCCACGGGACGGCCCCCGGGAGGGGCGAAAAGCCATTCCAGCCCCATCACGAACTGAGCCTCGGCACCGGGCTGGAAGCGTTGAACGTGGATTGTCATAGGAGCATGATCGGCTGCACTGTCGATGCCTACGACCCACCCGTGCCAACGGTTGCGGAATTGCTCCCCACGGGGGCTACCGCAGCACCCGACGGCGGGTTACCGTTTCGCCCCAGCAGCCAGGGTCCGCAGGCAGCGTTGCCACCCGCGGGCCAGAGCGGAAGGTTGGCCGGTGAGCGTGCAGGAGTCGACGTTCCACGGCTTCGCTAACCCCGTCGATCCGAGCCCGGCGGAGTTGCGAGCTTGGGCGTACAAGCCCGATTCGGTGCCGTTGGCCTCGATGCCACCCGACTGGGACCTCCTGGTCTCCGGCGACCGACTGGTGCTGACGCTCTTCGAGTTAGCCATGGATCCGACCTGCCCGGCGCGCCGTTTCGCGTTGCACTGCCTCTACATCTACGCGGCCGACGGCATCCGGACGAACTTCCGCGCCCACCCCAAGCGCCGCTTCCGCAAACTCGTCGAACAGGCCGAGCGTGAGGGCGACGAGTTGATGAGGATCTGGGCGCACAACGGGCGGGTGCTGCTGGCCCGACCGGACCTCTTCGTCTATCGCGACTGGTGCGAAGGCGGCCTGGTCCGCGAGAACCGCCGCCTCGGCTGAGGTCGAGCTGGTCGTCGCGGTGACGGCGGTGTCTGTCTGCGCCACTGTCGAGCTGATGTCGTAGACGATTCACGGGCTGCAGGGCTGGGGGCAACAAGGCCCTCGCCCCGACGCGATGTCGTAAACGATTCAGCTCGAAAGGCTCGCCGTAGGAACTGGGCCCCGACATCACGCACGCCCGCCCTGCGATCACCAGCGTCCCGGCCCGCACATCGCAACGCGAACGGGCCGGGACCCCCCGTGGGTCCCGGCCCGCACGTCGGTTACCGGTCAGTCCTGCTTCCGTTCCGCCTCGGGTCGACTCTTCTCGCCCGGTTCGGCGAACCTGCCGCCGGCGAGCCGGTCCCGGTAGGTCCCCTTGGTCACCCTGTCGAACTTCTCGCGGACGGTTTCGGCCAGGTCTTCCAACCGGTCCTCGGTCTGCTGGGCCACGTTCTTCGCCGGCTCCGCCATCGCTCCCCCTCGCCATGCCGGTAGGTCCGGATTAATGCGATTGGACCCGTATCGACAGGTTAACCGAAGCGGCCCGGGCCGCGCCGGGAAATCCGGTACGGCCCGGGCCGAGGAGACGGATCCGGGATGAGCGGCGAGTCAGCGACCGGGCGTGCGGCGAGGCCGCCACACCACCAGCGCCGTGGACGTGCGGTTGGTCGGCACCAGGTCACTGCCCGGGAAGCGGGCCAGCGACTCCAGTTCGGCGATCCGGCGGTACGCGGCGTCGAGCTCCGCCTCCAGCCGAGCCACCCGCTGCTGGGCCTGCTCCAGCAGTCGTTCCAACCCGATGATGCGCTTGACGCCGGCCAGGTTGATCCCGTCGTCCTGGCTGAGCCGCTGCACCTCGCGCAGCAGCACCACGTCACGGACGCTGTACCGGCGACCGCCGCCGGCAGCCCGGCCGGGCTGCACCAGCCCGAGTCGGTCGTACTGGCGCAGGGTCTGTGGGTGCATCCCCGCCATCCGAGCCGCAACCGAGATCATCAGCACCTTGGCCTCGTAGGCAGGGTCACCCGAACCGAGGAACTCGCCCGACATCCCGCTCACCTCCGCGTCCATTCCATCGGACTAACCGACCCGACGCACCCGAGCGTCGAGATGTTCCCGCGCCGCCGGCGGGCTCTGCTCGGCGAACGCCTCCAGGGCCGCGCGCGCCTCGTCGGACAACCGGGCCGGAACCACCACGTCCAACGTGACCAGCAGGTCACCGGCCTGGCCGTCGCGGCGAACCACACCCTTGCCACGGGCCCGCAGCACCCGGCCGCTCGGCGTCCCCGGCGGAACCCGCAGGGTCACCGCGCCGTCGAGCGTCGGCACCCGCAGGTCCGTGCCGAGCACGGCCTCCGCGAAGGTGACCGGCACGCTCAACGTCAGGTCGTCGCCGGTACGCCCGAACAGCTCGTCCGGCCGAACCTTGACGTGCACGAACAGATCGCCGGCCGGACCGCCGCGCTCGCCCGGCTCACCGCGCCCGGCCAGCCGGATGCGTTGACCGTCGGCCACCCCGGCCGGGAACCGCACGTTCATGGTCCGGGTCTTGGTGACACCGCCGCTGCCGTGGCACTCCGGGCACTTCTCCTCGACGACCGTGCCGACGCCCTGACAGTTGCGGCACGGCTCGGAGAAGCTGAACGCCCCCTGGTCGCGGGTGGTGACTCCGGCACCGTGGCAGACCGGACAGGTGCGGGGCTGGGTGCCCGGCTTCGCCCCGTTGCCGTGGCAGGTCTCGCAGACTCCCGGCGCGCGCAGCGTCAGGGGCAGCGTCACCCCGCGGACCGCGTCACCGAAGTCGAGCGCCACCTCGGTCTCCACGTCCCGACCACGGGCCGGACCGCGTGGCGCGGTCTGACCACCGGCCTGACCACCGCTGAAGATCGAGCTGAACAGGTCCTGGAAGCCGGCGCCTCCGAAGCGGCGGTCGCCGCCACCGGCACCGCCGAACATGTCGGAGACGTCGAACGGCATGCCGCCCGGCTGGCCCCCGCCCCGTGCGTTGCGGCGGAAGGCTCCCGAGCCGAACAGCGAGCGCATCTCGTCGTACTCACGGCGGCGACCCGTGTCCGACAGCACGTGATGTGCCTCGGAGGCAGCCTTGAACCGCTCCTCGGCCTTCGGGTCGCCCGGGTTGTGGTCCGGATGCGACTCTCGGGCGATCTTGCGGTACGCCTTCTTGATGTCATCGGCGGAGGCGGCCTTGTCCACGCCGAGCACGGCGTAGAAGTCCTTCTCGATCCAGTCCTTGGAACTCACCGGTCCACCTCCTCTCGACCTTCGTGGCCCGGCCGTCCCGCCCACCCGGGGGTGGGCGGGACGGCCCGGTCACTGTCTCGCACTATTCCGGATCCGCGACCGCGACCAGCGCGGGGCGCAGCAGCCGCTCACCGAGCTGGTAGCCGCGCCGCATGACCTGCACGCAGGTCGGCTCGCTGACGTCGGCCGAGGTCTGGTGCGCGACCGCCTCGTGCCGGGTCGGGTCGAACGGGTCACCCTGCTCGCCGAAGGCGTTCAGGCCGAACTTGCCCAGCGCGGTGGTGAGTTGCTCCGCCACCGTGCCGAACGGCCCGACCAGGTCGCCGTGTTCCCGAGCGCGGTCCAGGTCGTCCAGGATCGGCAACAGCGCGGCCAACACCGAGCCGGTCGCCTGCTCCTGCACCAGGCTGCGGTCCCGGTCCACCCGCTTGCGGTAGTTGGCGTACTCCGCCGACACCCGCTGCAGGTCCCTGGTCCGCTCGTCCAGGTCGGCCCGGAGCGCCTCCAGTTCGGCGCCGAGCGAACCGCCCGTGCCGCCGCCGTCGACCGGCTGCGCCGGGGCGTCCACCACCGGCGGCCCGGAGGGTTCCGGACCGTCGGTGGCGTTGACCTCGACCTCGATCTCGTCGACCACGACCTCGGCGTCCTCGACCAGACCCTCGGCCGGCACGCCGGTCTCCGCATCGGCGGCGGTGCCTTCCGGCTCCGACGTGTCGATGAGCTTGCGGTTGTTGCGGATGACGACCCCTTCCCCGTCGCCGGTGGTCGGCTCCGTGGGCGCGGAGCCACCCGGCGTCGACCCGGTGTCGCCCGGGTCGGCGGCTCGTGGCTTCTGCGTCATGCGGCTACCTCATCCCCTTCGCCGTGGG
This window harbors:
- a CDS encoding GNAT family N-acetyltransferase produces the protein MTIHVQRFQPGAEAQFVMGLEWLFAPPGGRPVDWDNDRAIERTAQLLTDEDVALFGARSDEDQLVGVASVYVDILSVRFGRRASIEDLAVHPGWRSRGVGSTLLTVARTWAHEKGADYVFLESGLARTEAHRFYLREGATHAAAAFRWTGGPTR
- the grpE gene encoding nucleotide exchange factor GrpE, with the protein product MTQKPRAADPGDTGSTPGGSAPTEPTTGDGEGVVIRNNRKLIDTSEPEGTAADAETGVPAEGLVEDAEVVVDEIEVEVNATDGPEPSGPPVVDAPAQPVDGGGTGGSLGAELEALRADLDERTRDLQRVSAEYANYRKRVDRDRSLVQEQATGSVLAALLPILDDLDRAREHGDLVGPFGTVAEQLTTALGKFGLNAFGEQGDPFDPTRHEAVAHQTSADVSEPTCVQVMRRGYQLGERLLRPALVAVADPE
- a CDS encoding helix-turn-helix transcriptional regulator, whose translation is MSGEFLGSGDPAYEAKVLMISVAARMAGMHPQTLRQYDRLGLVQPGRAAGGGRRYSVRDVVLLREVQRLSQDDGINLAGVKRIIGLERLLEQAQQRVARLEAELDAAYRRIAELESLARFPGSDLVPTNRTSTALVVWRPRRTPGR
- the dnaJ gene encoding molecular chaperone DnaJ, whose protein sequence is MSSKDWIEKDFYAVLGVDKAASADDIKKAYRKIARESHPDHNPGDPKAEERFKAASEAHHVLSDTGRRREYDEMRSLFGSGAFRRNARGGGQPGGMPFDVSDMFGGAGGGDRRFGGAGFQDLFSSIFSGGQAGGQTAPRGPARGRDVETEVALDFGDAVRGVTLPLTLRAPGVCETCHGNGAKPGTQPRTCPVCHGAGVTTRDQGAFSFSEPCRNCQGVGTVVEEKCPECHGSGGVTKTRTMNVRFPAGVADGQRIRLAGRGEPGERGGPAGDLFVHVKVRPDELFGRTGDDLTLSVPVTFAEAVLGTDLRVPTLDGAVTLRVPPGTPSGRVLRARGKGVVRRDGQAGDLLVTLDVVVPARLSDEARAALEAFAEQSPPAAREHLDARVRRVG
- a CDS encoding cation:proton antiporter translates to MHDFTTLLIEVGALLLLLGLLSRLSRRFGLSPIPLYLLAGLAFGHGGLQPLDASEEFFAVGAEIGVILLLVMLGLEYSANELVGNLRSAAPAGLIDGVLNALPGAGFALLLGWDWVAALVLGGITWVSSSGVIAKVLADLGRLGNRETPVVLSVLVIEDLAMALYLPLVTAVLLGSGLVGGGIALTVAVGTVLIVLVVAIRYGHLISSALSAKDPEALLLGVLGLTVLVAGIAAKLQVSAAVGAFLVGIALSGPVAHHATELLSPLRDLFAAVFFVFFGLVTDPRDIPPVLLPALALAIVTMATKTLTGYLAARRVGIAEPGRWRAGLSLVPRGEFSIVIAGLAVAAGSVEPRLAALAATYVLITVVTGPILARLPDFPWFKRWLRTRAAAQRQLSVPIHD